A genomic window from Streptomyces sp. NBC_00234 includes:
- a CDS encoding FG-GAP repeat domain-containing protein, producing the protein MASRALGTGVVLALTMASTLVALPTAQATAPSGPAQATTALPGKKSDFNGDGYADLAFTAPGATVDGLAGAGYVGVVYGSATGLKTATKQVLTQNSAGIPDAAEASDAFGTNIVSADLDQDGYADLVVGTWRESVGTVSGAGSLTVVWGGAGGLSGGATLLTGETNNYVGSQLVVGDFNGDGSQDIGTTRASVVQFLKGPFTRQGSAAGITAVSADYHHGWFDMAAGDLNGDGFDEIVGVSGGEDYRVATIATGGPTGPGPFVDMRHSDVRRFEGGETVAIGNVNGDAYADIVVGRDDGLDGDEDFPFSFGGMITYVPGGATGPQVGKSKMMNQDSTGVPGAAEYLDGFGSSLSIADTNGDGFGEVAVGVPNEALETTKGAGGIVILPGTAAGPTGTGSTGFNQTTAGITGTAEAGDLFGGAAAFIDGNKDGRAELAVSAPGENAGEGSMWVIPSMKTGTGSFTFGHATLGTVAVKAALGASINR; encoded by the coding sequence GTGGCATCCCGTGCACTCGGCACCGGTGTGGTCCTCGCCCTCACCATGGCGTCCACACTCGTCGCCCTGCCCACCGCCCAGGCCACGGCGCCGTCCGGCCCTGCACAGGCGACGACCGCCCTGCCGGGGAAGAAGAGCGACTTCAACGGCGACGGCTACGCCGACCTGGCCTTCACCGCGCCCGGGGCCACCGTCGACGGCCTCGCGGGCGCCGGATACGTCGGCGTCGTCTACGGGTCCGCCACCGGCCTGAAGACCGCCACCAAGCAGGTTCTCACCCAGAACTCGGCCGGCATACCCGACGCGGCCGAGGCCTCGGACGCGTTCGGCACCAACATCGTCTCGGCCGACCTCGACCAGGACGGCTACGCCGACCTGGTGGTCGGTACGTGGAGAGAGTCCGTCGGTACCGTCTCCGGGGCAGGCTCCCTGACCGTCGTCTGGGGCGGTGCGGGCGGGCTTTCGGGCGGCGCCACGCTCCTGACGGGCGAGACCAATAACTACGTGGGCAGCCAGCTGGTCGTCGGCGACTTCAACGGGGACGGCAGCCAGGACATCGGCACGACGCGCGCCTCCGTCGTCCAGTTCCTGAAGGGTCCGTTCACCCGCCAGGGCTCGGCAGCCGGCATCACTGCGGTGTCTGCGGACTACCACCACGGGTGGTTCGACATGGCGGCGGGCGACCTCAACGGCGACGGCTTCGACGAGATCGTCGGTGTCTCCGGTGGCGAGGACTACCGGGTCGCCACCATCGCTACCGGCGGCCCCACGGGCCCCGGGCCGTTCGTCGATATGAGGCACAGCGACGTACGGCGCTTCGAAGGTGGCGAGACCGTCGCCATCGGCAACGTCAACGGTGACGCATACGCCGACATCGTCGTGGGCCGCGACGACGGCCTGGACGGCGACGAGGACTTCCCGTTCTCCTTCGGCGGCATGATCACGTACGTGCCCGGCGGCGCCACGGGCCCCCAGGTCGGCAAGTCGAAGATGATGAACCAGGACTCGACGGGCGTGCCCGGTGCAGCCGAGTACCTCGACGGGTTCGGTTCGTCCCTCTCCATCGCCGACACCAACGGTGACGGCTTCGGCGAGGTCGCCGTCGGCGTCCCGAACGAGGCCCTCGAAACCACCAAGGGGGCCGGCGGCATCGTGATCCTGCCCGGCACGGCGGCCGGGCCGACCGGCACCGGTTCCACGGGCTTCAACCAGACCACCGCAGGTATCACCGGCACCGCGGAGGCGGGCGACTTGTTCGGCGGGGCCGCCGCCTTCATCGACGGCAACAAGGACGGTCGCGCCGAGCTGGCCGTCAGCGCGCCCGGGGAGAACGCCGGAGAGGGTTCCATGTGGGTCATCCCCTCCATGAAGACCGGCACCGGCTCCTTCACCTTCGGCCACGCCACTCTCGGCACCGTGGCGGTGAAGGCCGCCCTCGGGGCGTCCATCAACCGCTGA